The Streptomyces sp. NBC_01197 genome window below encodes:
- a CDS encoding phosphoketolase family protein produces MRETSTEAPAVVTDEELASLVAHWRAANYLAVGQIYLLDNPLLTEPLRPEHIKPRLLGHWGTSPGLNLVHTHLNRVVKARGQDTMCVWGPGHGGPAVLANSWLEGSYSETYPDIGRDAEGMARLFRQFSFPGGVPSHVAPETPGSIHEGGELGYSLSHAYGAAFDNPDLLVACVIGDGEAETGPLAASWHSNKFLDPVHDGAVLPVLHLNGYKIANPAVLARIPEAELDELLRGYGHDVLHVTGADPDTVHRAMAEAMDTALDRIGLIQRAAREEGSTVRPRWPMIVLRTPKGWTGPVSVDGLPVESTWRAHQVPLPGVRENPEHLRQLEMWLRSYRPEDLFDLAGRPRAEVLACVPDGPLRLGANPHTNGGLRLLDLPVPPLEEYAVDVARPGATLHEPTRVLGDLLEAVMAATAERRDFRVVGPDETASNRLQALYGATGKAWQAEALGVDEHLDRHGRVMEILSEHTCQGWLEGYLLTGRHGLFSCYEAFVHIVDSMVNQHIKWLKVSRTLPWRRPIASLNYLLTSHVWRQDHNGFSHQDPGFVDHVLNKSPEVVRVYLPPDANTLLSVAEHVLHSREYVNVIVAGKQPCFDWLTLDEARAHCARGAGAWEWAGTEREGEEPDVVLACAGDVPTQEVLAAALLIRRHLPGLAVRVVNVVDLARLLPASEHPHGLTGMEYDALFTRDKPVIFAYHGYPWLIHRLAYRQAGHANLHVRGYKESGTTTTPFDMVVRNDLDRYRLVLDVIDRVPGLAVRATHARQTMEDARLRHHAWIREHGTDLPEVADWSWQPLPLGN; encoded by the coding sequence ATGCGCGAGACCAGTACGGAAGCACCGGCCGTGGTCACCGACGAGGAACTCGCGTCACTGGTCGCCCACTGGCGGGCCGCCAACTACCTGGCGGTGGGCCAGATCTACCTCCTTGACAATCCGCTGCTCACCGAGCCGCTGCGGCCGGAACACATCAAACCCCGGCTGCTCGGCCACTGGGGCACATCGCCCGGACTGAACCTGGTCCACACGCACCTGAACCGTGTCGTCAAGGCGCGCGGCCAGGACACCATGTGCGTCTGGGGGCCCGGGCACGGCGGCCCGGCCGTACTGGCCAACTCGTGGCTGGAGGGCAGCTACTCCGAGACGTACCCGGACATCGGCCGCGACGCCGAGGGCATGGCCCGGCTCTTCCGCCAGTTCTCCTTCCCCGGCGGTGTGCCCAGCCACGTCGCGCCCGAGACACCGGGCTCGATCCACGAGGGCGGGGAGCTGGGTTACTCGCTGTCCCACGCGTACGGCGCGGCTTTCGACAACCCGGACCTGCTGGTCGCCTGTGTCATCGGCGACGGCGAGGCGGAGACCGGTCCGCTCGCCGCGTCGTGGCACTCCAACAAGTTCCTCGACCCGGTGCACGACGGCGCCGTCCTGCCGGTCCTGCACCTGAACGGATACAAGATCGCCAATCCGGCGGTGCTGGCGCGTATTCCCGAAGCGGAGCTGGACGAACTGCTCCGCGGCTACGGCCATGACGTCCTGCACGTCACCGGCGCCGATCCGGACACCGTGCACCGGGCCATGGCCGAGGCGATGGACACCGCACTGGACCGTATCGGCCTCATCCAGCGTGCCGCCCGCGAGGAGGGCAGCACCGTGCGCCCGCGCTGGCCCATGATCGTGCTGCGTACGCCCAAGGGCTGGACCGGCCCCGTGAGCGTCGACGGGCTGCCGGTCGAGAGCACCTGGCGGGCCCACCAGGTGCCGCTGCCCGGTGTCCGGGAGAACCCGGAACACCTCAGGCAGCTGGAGATGTGGCTGCGCTCCTACCGTCCCGAGGACCTCTTCGACCTCGCGGGGCGGCCCCGCGCCGAGGTCCTGGCCTGTGTCCCCGACGGGCCACTGCGCCTCGGCGCCAACCCGCACACCAACGGCGGGCTGCGCCTGCTCGACCTGCCCGTACCGCCCCTGGAGGAGTACGCCGTGGATGTCGCACGGCCGGGGGCGACCCTGCACGAACCGACTCGCGTACTCGGCGATCTGCTGGAGGCGGTCATGGCGGCCACCGCGGAGCGCCGCGACTTCCGGGTGGTGGGGCCCGACGAGACCGCGTCCAACCGGCTCCAGGCTCTGTACGGGGCCACCGGCAAGGCCTGGCAGGCGGAGGCGCTCGGGGTGGACGAGCACCTGGACCGGCACGGCCGGGTGATGGAGATCCTCTCCGAACACACCTGCCAGGGCTGGCTGGAGGGCTATCTCCTCACCGGGCGGCACGGTCTCTTCTCCTGCTACGAAGCCTTCGTCCACATCGTCGACTCGATGGTCAACCAGCACATCAAGTGGCTGAAGGTGTCCCGCACCCTGCCGTGGCGCCGTCCCATCGCCTCCCTCAACTACCTGCTCACGTCGCACGTCTGGCGCCAGGACCACAACGGCTTCTCCCACCAGGACCCCGGTTTCGTCGACCACGTACTCAACAAGTCCCCGGAAGTCGTACGCGTCTATCTCCCGCCGGACGCCAACACGCTGCTCTCCGTCGCCGAACACGTCCTGCACAGCCGGGAGTACGTGAATGTCATCGTGGCCGGCAAGCAGCCGTGCTTCGACTGGCTCACCCTCGACGAGGCACGTGCGCACTGCGCGCGCGGGGCCGGGGCCTGGGAGTGGGCAGGTACCGAACGGGAGGGGGAGGAACCCGATGTCGTGCTGGCCTGCGCGGGCGACGTACCCACCCAGGAGGTGCTGGCTGCCGCCCTGCTGATCCGCCGTCACCTGCCAGGTCTCGCGGTGCGCGTGGTCAACGTGGTCGACCTGGCCCGGCTGCTCCCCGCATCGGAGCACCCGCACGGGCTGACCGGCATGGAGTACGACGCGCTCTTCACCCGGGACAAGCCGGTGATCTTCGCGTACCACGGCTATCCGTGGCTGATCCACCGTCTCGCCTACCGCCAGGCCGGTCATGCGAATCTGCACGTACGCGGTTACAAGGAGTCCGGGACCACGACCACCCCCTTCGACATGGTGGTCCGCAACGACCTGGACCGCTACCGGCTGGTCCTGGACGTCATCGACCGCGTCCCCGGTCTCGCGGTGCGCGCCACCCATGCCCGCCAGACCATGGAGGACGCCCGTCTCAGGCACCACGCGTGGATCCGCGAGCACGGCACCGACCTCCCCGAGGTGGCCGACTGGAGCTGGCAGCCCCTGCCCCTGGGTAACTGA
- a CDS encoding adenosine deaminase family protein: MDKDGTFRSASSSRASRAPGRARRSRSLSGLRAGTALLAAATAVLAATVPGASAAASPNRPSAERSWRDGAAGTQRYLDSVRDNPDRLRAFLRPMPKGGDLHTHLSGAVPVEALIGFAADDGLCIDEATLAASAPPCGPGTRPAQDAVSDHDFRQDVIHAWSMEDFKETPAESGHDHFFATFGKFKAVTGSHRGRLVAEVTKVAAANHQDYVEPLFTPQGAALQKLGAGLQWTGDFGGMRHSLLADGKLNRVLDAAKTETAREMAEQRATLGCDASDPQPACEVQVRFDFQVGRAAEPQYVFTQLLAGFAMADKDPRYVGVNLVQAEDAPVALRDYHLQMRMIKYLRSVYRTAHVTLHAGELTSKVAPRDDLRFHVRDAVETAGAERIGHGVDIMGEDRPQQLLRSMARRHIAVEVPLTSNCQILEVCGADHPVNRYLAAGVPVALSTDDQGVSGTDITVEYARAVTGHHLSYRQLRDSARNSLEYAFIQGRSLWRAVGDHRPTAACATSDPRTGRTTESCRELLNASPKASLQWRYETERAAFEARHQA; the protein is encoded by the coding sequence ATGGACAAAGATGGAACCTTCCGATCCGCTTCCTCCTCCCGTGCCTCCCGTGCCCCCGGCCGCGCCCGCCGGTCCCGTTCCCTCTCCGGCCTGCGCGCCGGTACCGCGCTGCTCGCCGCCGCCACGGCCGTACTGGCCGCCACGGTGCCCGGCGCATCGGCCGCCGCATCCCCGAACAGGCCCTCAGCAGAACGTTCTTGGCGGGACGGAGCCGCCGGGACCCAGCGGTACCTCGACAGCGTGCGGGACAACCCGGACCGGCTCAGGGCCTTTCTGCGGCCTATGCCCAAGGGCGGGGACCTGCACACCCACCTGTCGGGCGCTGTGCCGGTCGAGGCGCTGATCGGCTTCGCGGCCGACGACGGGCTGTGCATTGACGAGGCCACGCTGGCGGCCTCCGCACCGCCGTGCGGGCCCGGGACCCGGCCCGCCCAGGACGCCGTGTCCGACCACGACTTCCGGCAGGACGTCATCCACGCCTGGTCCATGGAGGACTTCAAGGAGACGCCCGCCGAGAGCGGACACGACCACTTCTTCGCCACCTTCGGGAAGTTCAAGGCCGTCACCGGGTCGCACCGCGGCAGACTCGTCGCCGAGGTGACGAAGGTGGCCGCCGCCAACCACCAGGACTATGTGGAACCGCTCTTCACCCCACAGGGCGCCGCCCTGCAGAAACTGGGGGCCGGCCTTCAGTGGACCGGTGACTTCGGGGGGATGCGCCACTCCCTCCTCGCCGACGGGAAGCTGAACCGCGTCCTCGACGCCGCGAAGACCGAGACCGCCCGGGAGATGGCCGAGCAGCGCGCCACCCTCGGTTGCGACGCCTCCGATCCGCAGCCCGCCTGCGAGGTGCAGGTGCGCTTCGACTTTCAGGTGGGCCGCGCGGCCGAGCCGCAGTACGTCTTCACTCAGCTCCTCGCCGGTTTCGCGATGGCCGACAAGGACCCCCGTTATGTGGGCGTCAACCTGGTGCAGGCGGAGGACGCCCCCGTCGCGCTGCGCGACTACCACCTGCAGATGCGCATGATCAAGTACCTGCGGTCCGTCTACCGTACGGCGCATGTCACGCTGCACGCCGGTGAGCTGACCAGCAAGGTCGCCCCGCGCGACGACCTCAGGTTCCATGTCCGCGACGCCGTCGAGACAGCGGGCGCCGAGCGTATCGGCCACGGGGTGGACATCATGGGCGAGGATCGGCCGCAGCAACTCCTGCGGAGCATGGCACGCCGGCACATCGCGGTGGAGGTGCCGCTGACCAGCAACTGCCAGATCCTCGAAGTCTGCGGCGCCGACCACCCGGTCAACCGCTACCTGGCCGCCGGTGTCCCGGTGGCGCTGTCGACCGACGACCAGGGCGTGTCGGGCACCGACATCACCGTCGAGTACGCACGCGCCGTCACCGGGCACCACCTGTCGTACCGTCAGCTGCGCGACAGTGCCCGTAACTCGCTGGAGTACGCCTTCATCCAGGGCCGTAGCCTCTGGCGCGCGGTGGGCGACCACCGGCCCACTGCCGCCTGCGCCACCAGCGACCCCCGTACCGGCAGGACCACCGAGAGCTGCCGCGAGCTGCTGAACGCCAGCCCCAAGGCGAGTCTCCAGTGGCGCTACGAGACCGAGCGCGCCGCATTCGAGGCCCGTCACCAGGCATAG
- a CDS encoding universal stress protein, producing the protein MKPIVTVGLDSRAESLSTARWAAREAQSRGAVLRILHARAARSDGPDPPADGDGQNGLPQWIVERARIVVDERCPGLPVTEELREGDPVASLLEAADDSLAVVLGSRDMAPLASYYLGDIGLRVVARADAPVVLVRAREATGPAAEDGAVVLGLSLHGPCEALCEFAFDTAARRGVMLRAVHGRSLPEHAYSRSGVDSRVSGRTTERAQLELSEALRPWRERYPQVRTSDRVRMESPAHAVVRGATGAGLLVVGRRRNRPALSPPVGHALSSAVHHAPCPVAVVPHD; encoded by the coding sequence ATGAAGCCGATTGTCACCGTGGGCCTGGACAGCAGGGCCGAGTCGCTCTCCACGGCCCGCTGGGCCGCGCGCGAGGCGCAGTCGCGCGGCGCGGTACTGCGCATCCTGCACGCACGGGCGGCGCGTTCCGACGGTCCCGACCCGCCGGCGGACGGGGACGGTCAGAACGGCCTGCCCCAGTGGATCGTGGAGCGGGCGCGCATTGTCGTGGACGAGCGCTGTCCCGGGCTGCCCGTCACCGAGGAGCTCAGGGAAGGCGATCCGGTGGCATCCCTGCTGGAGGCAGCGGACGATTCGCTGGCGGTGGTGCTCGGTTCCCGGGACATGGCGCCGCTGGCCAGTTACTACCTGGGCGACATCGGCCTGCGGGTGGTGGCGCGTGCCGACGCCCCGGTCGTCCTGGTCCGGGCGCGGGAAGCCACCGGGCCGGCGGCGGAGGACGGCGCCGTGGTGCTGGGCCTTTCGCTGCACGGGCCGTGCGAGGCGCTGTGCGAGTTCGCCTTCGACACCGCTGCCAGGCGTGGCGTCATGCTGCGGGCGGTGCATGGCAGAAGCCTTCCGGAGCACGCCTACAGCCGGAGCGGAGTCGATTCGCGGGTATCCGGGCGGACGACCGAGCGCGCCCAGCTGGAGCTCAGTGAAGCGCTGCGGCCCTGGCGGGAGAGGTACCCGCAGGTCCGTACGTCCGACCGGGTACGCATGGAGAGCCCGGCCCACGCCGTCGTACGGGGTGCCACGGGCGCGGGACTGCTGGTCGTGGGGCGTCGCAGAAACCGGCCCGCGCTGTCGCCGCCGGTCGGCCACGCCCTGTCCTCGGCCGTGCACCACGCGCCGTGCCCGGTGGCGGTCGTCCCGCACGACTGA
- a CDS encoding MFS transporter, whose product MRSFASLLPARGATRPLSVNYLVDSLGTGLFLTGGVAFFVRVVGLTPAQVGAGFSLAGLITLGASVPTGWLADRMDTRRLLIVLHLAEAVLFCLYPLVHSFLGFVVVACATSLAIRATSTVRAALIGAVLEPDRLVAGRAYLRAVFNGGFAGGSALAAWALADGSHLACELVILGNAATYVLAALTLIPVPSMPPGQRPAGASKAPALKDIPFVLLTLMNGLLGINGLILTLALPLLIVSGQGIPKALAGLFVTVNTVLIVVFQVRLSRGADTLEGGARAQRRSGVLLALSCVGIAAAVAVHGTALKIFFLSLAVLVLTAGELLAMAGSWGISYGLAPVHARGEYLGVYALGAAFAETVGPAATAFLGVGEGPPGWLVIAAVFLLSGLAVVPLVARAQTKRAASAGGAAAGDAEDLAASTGGAS is encoded by the coding sequence ATGCGGTCATTCGCCTCTCTGTTACCTGCCCGCGGGGCGACGCGTCCTCTGTCGGTCAACTACCTCGTCGACTCGCTCGGGACGGGGCTTTTCCTCACCGGTGGCGTGGCCTTCTTCGTGCGCGTGGTCGGGCTGACGCCCGCTCAGGTCGGCGCCGGGTTCTCACTCGCGGGGCTGATCACACTCGGGGCTTCGGTGCCCACCGGGTGGCTCGCGGACCGCATGGACACCCGCCGGCTGCTGATCGTGCTGCACCTGGCGGAGGCCGTGCTCTTCTGCCTCTATCCGCTGGTGCACTCCTTCCTCGGCTTCGTCGTCGTGGCCTGCGCGACCTCGCTGGCGATCCGGGCCACCAGTACCGTTCGGGCCGCGCTGATCGGCGCCGTACTGGAGCCCGACCGGCTGGTGGCCGGACGGGCCTATCTGCGCGCGGTGTTCAACGGCGGCTTCGCCGGTGGATCCGCGCTGGCCGCCTGGGCGCTGGCGGACGGTTCGCATCTCGCCTGCGAGCTGGTGATCCTCGGGAACGCGGCCACCTACGTCCTCGCCGCCCTCACCCTGATCCCGGTGCCCTCCATGCCGCCCGGGCAGCGTCCCGCGGGCGCGAGCAAGGCGCCCGCCCTCAAGGACATCCCGTTCGTCCTGCTCACTCTGATGAACGGTCTGCTCGGCATCAACGGGCTCATCCTCACGCTGGCACTGCCACTGCTGATCGTCTCCGGGCAAGGCATCCCGAAGGCCCTGGCCGGTCTCTTCGTCACCGTCAACACCGTACTGATCGTGGTCTTCCAGGTGCGGTTGAGCCGTGGTGCCGACACGCTGGAGGGGGGCGCCCGGGCCCAGCGCCGGTCCGGCGTCCTGCTGGCGCTCTCCTGTGTGGGGATCGCCGCCGCGGTGGCGGTCCACGGCACGGCTCTGAAGATCTTCTTCCTGAGTCTGGCGGTACTGGTGCTGACCGCCGGCGAACTCCTCGCCATGGCGGGGAGTTGGGGGATCTCCTACGGCCTGGCCCCGGTCCACGCACGCGGCGAGTACCTCGGTGTCTACGCGCTCGGCGCGGCCTTCGCCGAGACGGTCGGACCGGCCGCGACGGCCTTCCTCGGTGTCGGCGAGGGCCCACCTGGCTGGCTGGTCATCGCGGCGGTGTTCCTGTTGTCCGGGCTCGCCGTGGTGCCGCTGGTGGCCCGCGCGCAGACGAAGCGTGCCGCGTCGGCCGGCGGCGCCGCTGCGGGGGACGCCGAGGATCTCGCTGCTTCCACGGGCGGTGCCTCATGA
- a CDS encoding M20/M25/M40 family metallo-hydrolase, whose protein sequence is MSRSWLGYLPGWGDIRRQIVDTTGELRRRRPAFDPQLAAALSGITAAGVERHITALTAGGPRWREDEENVRRTLRHLRDELSGYGYPVVEKQYGEAPHQVNLFATLPGRDSGAPLVEVGAHWDSVQGSPGADDNASGVAGLLEAARALHALGPRQRGIRFCLFGEEEEWMLGSREHVADIEAAGEAVEGLIVLEMIGFRDARPGAQRTPVRIPGVFSPPTTGDFIAVVGDLRSLPFANAVQRSARQYVPGLRLYPVKRLGGLLREAARSDHLPYWRSGRRGLLVTDTANLRNPNYHKATDTLGTLDLEFAAEVTRAVAGAVAQLADRATG, encoded by the coding sequence ATGAGCCGAAGCTGGCTGGGATATCTGCCCGGTTGGGGTGACATCCGGCGTCAGATCGTCGACACCACCGGCGAACTCCGAAGGCGGCGGCCTGCGTTCGACCCGCAGCTGGCTGCGGCGCTCTCCGGCATCACGGCGGCCGGAGTGGAGCGGCACATCACCGCGTTGACGGCCGGCGGGCCGCGCTGGCGTGAGGACGAGGAGAACGTACGGCGAACCCTCCGCCACCTCCGCGACGAGCTGTCCGGTTACGGCTACCCGGTGGTGGAGAAGCAGTACGGCGAAGCGCCGCACCAGGTCAACCTGTTCGCCACCCTGCCGGGCCGCGACAGCGGCGCACCGCTGGTGGAGGTCGGCGCCCACTGGGACTCCGTGCAGGGCAGCCCCGGAGCCGACGACAATGCCAGCGGGGTGGCCGGGCTGCTCGAAGCGGCCCGCGCCCTGCACGCACTCGGGCCGCGTCAACGCGGCATCCGGTTCTGCCTCTTCGGCGAGGAGGAGGAGTGGATGCTGGGGAGCCGCGAGCATGTGGCAGACATCGAGGCCGCCGGCGAGGCGGTGGAGGGCCTGATCGTGCTGGAGATGATCGGCTTCCGGGACGCGCGCCCCGGCGCTCAGCGCACTCCGGTGCGCATTCCGGGGGTGTTCTCGCCGCCGACGACCGGGGACTTCATCGCGGTCGTCGGCGACCTGCGCTCTCTGCCGTTCGCCAACGCGGTGCAGCGCAGCGCCCGGCAGTACGTTCCGGGCCTGCGGCTCTACCCGGTCAAGCGGCTCGGGGGCCTGCTCAGGGAAGCCGCGCGCAGCGACCACCTGCCGTACTGGCGCAGCGGTCGCCGCGGGCTGCTCGTCACCGATACGGCCAACCTGCGCAATCCGAATTACCACAAGGCGACCGACACCCTCGGGACGCTCGACCTGGAGTTCGCGGCCGAGGTCACCCGTGCGGTCGCGGGCGCCGTGGCCCAGCTGGCCGACCGCGCGACCGGCTGA
- a CDS encoding DUF5753 domain-containing protein, giving the protein MRARSGPTLEHRVVAEQLRLARERAGCGLAAVAAALDLSEATVRRIERAETALDAGQVRDLLEYYNHPEDDARRIRASLARANEPGWWHRWRDVLPAWQRDVIGIESSAGVIRIWHPALVPDLLRTPGYAAAVEAARHPEAPPAVRARRTEFLRARQDRFRERGAVLWGLIPEAALHTCVGSPDVMREQLDALRQATARPNITLQVVPLTAGPHALTGAPPLELLRLPVPEVPDHAVVGGPGGEAAVTHDRAAVSAYRMLMDSACGAAPAAGTELPALFLS; this is encoded by the coding sequence GTGAGAGCCCGCTCAGGCCCGACCCTGGAGCACCGAGTCGTCGCGGAACAGCTCCGCCTGGCCCGGGAACGCGCCGGTTGCGGCCTCGCGGCGGTCGCCGCCGCGCTGGACCTGTCCGAGGCCACTGTGCGGCGCATCGAGCGGGCGGAGACCGCGCTGGACGCCGGGCAGGTCCGGGATCTCCTGGAGTACTACAACCACCCCGAGGACGACGCCCGGCGGATCAGGGCCAGCCTGGCCAGGGCGAACGAGCCCGGATGGTGGCACCGCTGGCGTGACGTCCTGCCCGCCTGGCAGCGCGACGTCATCGGTATCGAGTCGTCGGCCGGAGTGATCCGGATCTGGCACCCGGCGCTGGTCCCGGACCTGCTGCGGACCCCCGGTTACGCCGCGGCCGTCGAGGCGGCCCGGCATCCGGAGGCGCCGCCCGCGGTACGGGCCCGGCGTACGGAGTTCCTGCGGGCCCGGCAGGATCGGTTCCGCGAGCGGGGCGCGGTCCTGTGGGGGCTGATCCCGGAGGCCGCACTGCATACCTGTGTCGGTTCCCCGGATGTCATGCGGGAGCAGCTGGACGCCCTGCGGCAGGCGACCGCGCGCCCGAACATCACGCTTCAGGTGGTCCCCCTGACGGCCGGGCCGCACGCGCTGACCGGCGCCCCACCGCTGGAGCTGCTGCGGCTTCCGGTCCCTGAGGTCCCGGATCACGCCGTCGTCGGAGGCCCGGGCGGCGAGGCCGCCGTCACCCATGACCGCGCGGCTGTCTCCGCGTACCGGATGCTGATGGACTCCGCCTGCGGCGCGGCACCGGCCGCGGGCACCGAGCTGCCCGCCCTGTTCCTGTCCTGA
- a CDS encoding ATP-binding protein, whose translation MSEFDGDATAAHSDDRDDSAYRWSTPRIPEGVTDSRQRVRDAMLAWGEPEERTETAVLLVSELVTNSVRYSARSATVRCCLRRTLSRIRIQVWDAGGDGIPAQRRPPAYETELDDTAGTGLSERGRGLLIVTALADAWGTRQDGGGRLVWADV comes from the coding sequence ATGTCTGAATTCGATGGTGATGCCACTGCCGCGCACTCCGACGACAGGGACGACTCCGCCTACCGCTGGTCGACGCCGCGCATACCCGAGGGGGTCACCGACTCCCGGCAGCGCGTCCGCGACGCCATGCTGGCCTGGGGCGAGCCGGAGGAGCGGACCGAGACAGCCGTCCTGCTGGTCTCCGAACTCGTCACCAACTCCGTCCGTTACAGTGCCCGGTCCGCTACGGTGCGCTGCTGCCTGCGGCGCACCTTGTCCCGGATAAGGATCCAGGTGTGGGACGCGGGCGGCGACGGCATCCCGGCCCAGCGCCGGCCGCCGGCGTACGAGACCGAGCTGGACGACACCGCCGGTACCGGTCTGTCGGAACGCGGCCGCGGTCTGCTCATCGTCACCGCCCTGGCCGACGCCTGGGGCACCCGCCAGGACGGCGGCGGCCGGCTGGTCTGGGCCGACGTCTGA
- a CDS encoding VOC family protein — MLTTHFVPGAPNWLDLGATDIDAAVAFYTGVFGWTFQSAGPDAGGYGFFQKGGKTVGAVGPLTEKGASPAWTVYFHTSDADATGRAVEQAGGTVRVPATDVFTAGRMAAFTDSTGADFAVWQPGDVQGLETVMEPDTMCWTELHTTDAAAAKDFYRSVFSWDYQDMSMGDGMVYTVVSTPGGGKGDDTGHGGIMQLPKENADAGAGSEWHPYFGVEDCDATFAAATGRGATALMPPSNAPGVGRLAMLRDPEGAVFALIKGDPSMT, encoded by the coding sequence GTGCTGACGACCCACTTCGTCCCAGGCGCGCCGAACTGGCTCGACCTCGGCGCCACCGACATCGACGCAGCTGTCGCCTTCTACACCGGCGTGTTCGGCTGGACCTTCCAGTCGGCGGGCCCCGATGCAGGGGGCTACGGCTTCTTCCAGAAGGGCGGCAAAACCGTCGGAGCCGTCGGCCCGCTGACGGAGAAGGGCGCGAGTCCGGCCTGGACGGTCTATTTCCACACGTCCGACGCCGATGCCACCGGGCGCGCGGTCGAACAGGCCGGCGGAACCGTGCGCGTCCCGGCGACGGACGTCTTCACCGCCGGCCGTATGGCGGCCTTCACCGACTCGACAGGCGCCGACTTTGCCGTCTGGCAGCCGGGCGACGTACAGGGTCTGGAAACCGTCATGGAGCCGGACACGATGTGCTGGACCGAGCTGCACACCACGGACGCGGCAGCGGCCAAGGACTTCTACCGTTCGGTCTTCTCGTGGGACTACCAGGACATGTCCATGGGGGACGGCATGGTCTACACCGTCGTGTCCACGCCTGGCGGCGGCAAGGGCGACGACACCGGCCACGGCGGCATCATGCAGCTCCCGAAGGAGAACGCCGATGCCGGGGCGGGGTCGGAGTGGCACCCGTACTTCGGCGTCGAGGACTGCGACGCCACGTTCGCGGCGGCGACCGGACGGGGCGCCACGGCCCTGATGCCGCCGAGCAACGCCCCGGGAGTCGGGCGGCTGGCGATGCTCCGGGACCCGGAGGGCGCGGTGTTCGCGCTGATCAAGGGCGATCCTTCGATGACCTGA